The DNA segment CACGAATTCCCGGCGACGGGCGCACTGCTACAGCAAATGAATTGTTATTGACACCGCAGTGAACAGGCTGTGGGAAGCCTGTGTTGTTCCTACAAACAGGCTTAGCCTGTCGTCTGATCCGCTTATGCGACGCACGACGTGATGTCGGCGATCGCTGAAAGCTGTTGATGCCAAGTGATTTTAAGGGAGGAAAGTCCATGTCGATCATGCTCGCGGAGCCAGAAATGCTCGCCGCGACGGCCGGGGAACTGCAGTCGATCAACGTTGCGCTGCGCGCCGGAAATGCCGCCGCGGCAATCCCGACGACCGGGGTGGTGCCCGCCGCGGCCGATTTGGTGTCGCTGCTGACCGCCACGCAGTTTGTCACGCATGCGCAGCTGTACCAGCAGATCAGCGCCCAGGCCGCGGCGGTCCAGGAGCAGCTGGCGACCACGCTGGGCATCAGCGCCGGTTCGTATGCGGCCACCGAGGCCGCCAACGCCACGACAATCAGCTAGGAGAGCGCACGTCATGGTGGACTTTGCGATGTTGCCGCCGGAGATCAACTCCACGCTGATGTATTCCGGACCCGGCTCCGGGCCGATGCTGATGGCCGCGGCGGCCTGGGAGGCTTTGGCCGCTGAGCTGCAGAGCACGGCCTCCAACTACGAGGCGCTGATCACCGCCCTGACCGACGGGCCGTGGCAGGGCCCGTCCGCCGCGTCCATGGTGGCCGCCGCCACGCCGCAGGTGGCGTGGTTGCGCAGCACCGCCGCGCAGGCCGAGCAGGCCGGCAGCCAGGCGGTGGCGGCGGCGGCGGCCTACGAGGCCGCGTTCGTCGCGACGGTGCCACCGGCCGAGGTCGCGGCCAACCGGGCGTTGTTGATGGCCCTGTTGGCGACGAACTTCCTGGGCCAGAACACCGCGGCCATCGCGGCCACCGAGGCGCAATACGCCGAGATGTGGGCGCAGGACGCGGCCGCGATGTACGGCTATGCCGGTGCTTCGGCGGCGGCGACCCAGTTGACACCGTTCAGCCCGGCGGCGGAGACCATCAACCCCGCGGGGCTGGCCGCCCAGGCCAATGCGATCACCCAGGCGCTCAACAGCGCCGCGAACTCGTTGGGACTGCAGCAGATTCCCAGGACGCTGTCGCAGCTTGCTGGGATCACGAACGAGCCGCCGTGGCTCACCAACCTTGCCGGTGCGCTCGGTCTCACCGGCCACACCTGGACCTCGGATGGGTCCGGGATCGTCGTGGCAGGAGCGCTGGGCGATGTGGTGGAGGGCCTGACCGGATCGGCAACCGTCGATGGCAGCCTGGCCATGGACGTGTTCAACCGATGGGTTTCCCCCGCCCGGCTCATGGTTACCCAGATGAAGGACTACTTCGGCCTCGCGCACGACCTGCCGAAGTGGGCTCAAGAGGGCGTCAAGGAAGCGGCGTCGGCCGCCAAGGAGGCCGCCAAGGATCTGCCGAGTGTCATTCCGAAGGCGGGCCTGGGCGGGATTGCGGGCGCCGTCGGGCAGGCGGCCAAAGTCGGGGGGTTGGCGGTGCCGGCGTCCTGGGCCGGTACCGCACCGAGCACCCCGGCTGTTATGGCGGCGTCCAACAGCCTCGGTGCCGCGGCGGCCGCTGAAGGCGCCACCCACGCGTTCGGCGGGGTGCCGGTGATGCCCGGCGCCGGAGTCGGGCGCGGCGTGGCGAACTTTGCCGCTCCCCGATACGGATTCAAGCCGACCGTGATCGCATTCCCACCTTCCGGGGGGTGATGACCCGCGGCAGCTTTGACTTACCGGTGATCAACCAACAGATACGACGATTCAAGGGAGATTTCGATGGCAACGCGTTTTATGACGGATCCCCACGCGATGCGGGACATGGCGGGCCGGTTTGAGGTGCACGCCCAGACGGTCGAGGACGAGGCCCGGCGGATGTGGGCGTCGGCGCAAAACATTTCCGGTGCGGGCTGGAGCGGTCTGGCCGAGGCGACCTCGCTGGACACCATGACCCAGATGAATCAGGCGTTTCGCAACATCGTGAACATGCTGCACGGGGTGCGCGACGGGCTGATCCGCGACGCCAACAACTACGAGCAGCAAGAGCAGGCCTCGCAGCAGATCCTTAGCAGCTAGCACCGGACCGTCGGCTTCGATTCAGGAGGACATCAGCTATGACCATCAACTACCAGTTCGGCGATGTGGACGCCCACGGCGCCACCATTCGCGCGCAGGCGGCGTCGCTGGAGGCCGAGCACCAGGCCATCGTGCGCGATGTGCTGGCCGCCGGGGACTTTTGGGGCGGCGCCGGGTCGGTGGCCTGCCAGGAGTTCATCACCCAGTTGGGGCGCAACTTCCAGGTGATCTACGAGCAGGCCAACGCCCACGGCCAAAAGATCCAGACCGCCGGCAGCAACATGGCGCAAACCGACAGCGCCGTCGGCTCCAGCTGGGCCTGACCCGAGCAGCGGATTGGCGGCGGCGGCGGTGTGGATTAGCCGCCGCCGCTTACCGCTTCGGCAATAGCTCAGAACGGGGGTCGTTGGGCAAGGGTGCTGGCGCCGGCTTGTCGGGCTTCCAGTTCGCGGGTAGTTCTTCGGGCTCGCGGGGATCGTTGACCCATCTGCAGAACGGGCTGGTGCTTGGGGGGCCTTTGAACAGAAACAGCATGTCACGCACGGCGTGCTGCTATCTCTTCCTTTCGCGACTGCTCCAGCCAGCGCCGGTGCTCGTTGATCGGCCGGTTACGCTTGCGGGCCTTGGTGATTCGGTCGCTTCGTCGCTGCGCCCTGCTGCGCCGGTTCGGGGTCGCGGCGCACACGCGGGGCGGCGCGCCTGCGGGGACAGGTCTACACCGGCCGGCCACGTGCGGTGTGTCCGCCCGGTGGGCGAGGTCCAAACCACGGTGCCGTCAGCCACAGTTGGGTATCACGCCAACCGCCGAACGTCTATTAAGTCTTAAGTGGTCTCGCTCTTAAAGTTCGTCGGGGCGTTGGAACCAGGGTGACCCCGCGGTCGCGGCTGCTGGCGACCCGGTGCGCAAGGTGCACGTTCCCTCGTGTCTCACCCGCCTCACGCGTTCCGGCACGGTAGGGATATGCGATGTGCCCGCCTAACAGCGACAACCGTGGCTGTCGCTCGAAGGCGGGCACTTTGAATATCGGTCAGTAGCGAGTACGCGTGGGGCAGATGAGCAAGCTGCGACGCCTGGAGCGGCCGGTCAGAACGCCGACAACCCCGACGAACTTAAATAAGACCACTAAAACTTAAAGGTGTGACCGCAACCGTGCAGTGCCGTTCGGGGACGGCCAGGTTCTCGACGGCCGCGACGACCCCATCGAGGCGGGCCTCGCCGGTGATCATGGGGGCGACGACGATGTCGTCATCGGCCAGCGCGCAGAGCGCCGTGTTCAACTCGCCCGGGCCCTAAACCCGTGCCCGGGCACCTGATCGGC comes from the Mycobacterium shinjukuense genome and includes:
- a CDS encoding PE family protein, which produces MSIMLAEPEMLAATAGELQSINVALRAGNAAAAIPTTGVVPAAADLVSLLTATQFVTHAQLYQQISAQAAAVQEQLATTLGISAGSYAATEAANATTIS
- a CDS encoding PPE family protein; the protein is MVDFAMLPPEINSTLMYSGPGSGPMLMAAAAWEALAAELQSTASNYEALITALTDGPWQGPSAASMVAAATPQVAWLRSTAAQAEQAGSQAVAAAAAYEAAFVATVPPAEVAANRALLMALLATNFLGQNTAAIAATEAQYAEMWAQDAAAMYGYAGASAAATQLTPFSPAAETINPAGLAAQANAITQALNSAANSLGLQQIPRTLSQLAGITNEPPWLTNLAGALGLTGHTWTSDGSGIVVAGALGDVVEGLTGSATVDGSLAMDVFNRWVSPARLMVTQMKDYFGLAHDLPKWAQEGVKEAASAAKEAAKDLPSVIPKAGLGGIAGAVGQAAKVGGLAVPASWAGTAPSTPAVMAASNSLGAAAAAEGATHAFGGVPVMPGAGVGRGVANFAAPRYGFKPTVIAFPPSGG
- the esxJ gene encoding type VII secretion system ESX-5 protein EsxJ, with translation MATRFMTDPHAMRDMAGRFEVHAQTVEDEARRMWASAQNISGAGWSGLAEATSLDTMTQMNQAFRNIVNMLHGVRDGLIRDANNYEQQEQASQQILSS
- a CDS encoding WXG100 family type VII secretion target translates to MTINYQFGDVDAHGATIRAQAASLEAEHQAIVRDVLAAGDFWGGAGSVACQEFITQLGRNFQVIYEQANAHGQKIQTAGSNMAQTDSAVGSSWA